Proteins found in one Brachypodium distachyon strain Bd21 chromosome 5, Brachypodium_distachyon_v3.0, whole genome shotgun sequence genomic segment:
- the LOC100829063 gene encoding glucan endo-1,3-beta-glucosidase has protein sequence MLATILLLLLSITVADGASIGVVYGRRATRLPPPSSVARFLARGTVFNRVRLRNADPVAVRAFAGTGLAVDVTVPNKLLPRLAASQASARRWVRANVALHVAAGVNVSRILVGHEVASQTDVALALALAPAMENLHAALLGAGAGAGAVEVSTAHSLSVLATSSPPSAGKFSAAAETVMKPVLAFLRATGAPFMVNAYPYYALTGAGDDDGNNNDTRALDFALFRGSSIAAGVMDPGTGLLYTNALDAELDAAHAAMARLGFGDGVDLAVAETGWPSAGEDWEPAAGAGAASLAAEYNRNAVRHLGSGVGTPLMPGRAFEVSICSLFDEDLRPGPVSERRFGLFRADDFSPVYDAGILSAAAAAPEVSVKVTPAPETNTTKGGQRQWCVPKPAADVVALQDNIDFACGQGGGGVGVDCGEIRPGGSCYEPDTVEGHAAYAMNLYFRSSGGHEFDCEFGHTGAITTVDPSFGSCKFT, from the exons ATGCTTGCAACaatcctgctcctcctcctgtcgATCACGGTCGCCGACGGGGCCAGCATCGGCGTGGTCTACGGCCGGCGAGCGACCCGTCTCCCACCGCCATCCTCCGTGGCACGGTTCCTTGCCCGTGGCACCGTCTTCAACCGTGTTCGGCTCCGCAACGCCGACCCGGTCGCCGTGCGCGCCTTTGCCGGCACGGGGCTCGCCGTCGACGTCACCGTCCCGAACAAGCTCCTCCCGCGCCTGGCCGCCAGCCAGGCCTCGGCGCGCCGCTGGGTGCGCGCCAACGTGGCGCTccacgtggccgccggcgtcaaCGTGTCACGCATCCTCGTGGGCCACGAGGTCGCCTCCCAGACCGACGTGGCGCTCGCGCTGGCCCTCGCCCCTGCCATGGAGAACCTCCACGCCGCGCTcctgggcgccggcgccggcgccggcgcagtCGAGGTCTCCACGGCGCACTCGTTGAGCGTGCTCGccacgtcgtcgccgccgtccgccggcaagttctccgccgccgccgaaacGGTCATGAAGCCCGtgctcgccttcctccgggccACGGGCGCGCCGTTCATGGTGAACGCGTACCCGTACTACGCCctcaccggcgccggagacgacgatgGTAACAACAACGACACCCGCGCCCTCGACTTCGCGCTGTTCCGGGGATCCTCCATTGCGGCGGGCGTCATGGATCCGGGCACGGGGCTGCTGTACACGAACGCGCTGGACGCGGAGCTCGACGCGGCCcacgcggccatggcgcggttAGGGTTCGGGGACGGCGTGGATCTGGCCGTGGCGGAGACCGGGTGGCCGTCGGCGGGGGAGGACTGggagccggccgccggcgcgggcgcggcaaGCCTCGCGGCGGAGTACAACCGGAACGCGGTCCGCCACCTGGGGTCCGGCGTGGGCACGCCACTGATGCCGGGCCGCGCTTTCGAGGTCTCCATCTGCTCCCTCTTCGACGAGGACCTGAGGCCCGGCCCCGTCTCCGAGCGCCGCTTCGGGCTCTTCCGCGCCGACGACTTCTCCCCCGTCTACGACGCCGGcatcctctccgccgccgccgccgcgcccgagGTGAGCGTGAAGGtaacgccggcgccggagacgaacACGACGAAGGGAGGGCAGCGGCAATGGTGCGTgccgaagccggcggcggacgTGGTGGCGCTGCAGGACAACATCGACTTCGCGTGCGGGcaagggggcggcggcgtgggcgtcGATTGTGGCGAGATTCGGCCGGGGGGAAGCTGCTATGAGCCGGACACGGTGGAGGGGCACGCGGCGTACGCCATGAATCTATATTTCCGGAGCAGCGGGGGGCACGAGTTCGACTGCGAGTTCGGCcacaccggcgccatcaccaCCGTCGATCCAA GTTTTGGAAGTTGCAAATTTACATGA